The Juglans regia cultivar Chandler chromosome 2, Walnut 2.0, whole genome shotgun sequence genome includes a window with the following:
- the LOC109012268 gene encoding sister chromatid cohesion 1 protein 3-like isoform X2 gives MFYSQTFLARKGPLGTVWCAAHLQHRLKKSHYSSTDIPSTVDRIMFPEVPIALRMSGHLLLGVVRIYSKKVDYLFQDCNAVLNGLRKAFASIDLNLPEDARQAPVQSITLPDTFDLDTLDLDHDIYDEGSPDNHLKSREEITLADQIPIGRDPYVAISFDEDFMMMDSSRPEVFPDSDVRLMDGILPSPPVNGNDGFQHPDLDPSNLREQHNLRLSNDENPQSYPHDVESRDESPSNQTEMLDNDADIPQDLPEREILRDSVHGFGLENLPPIFPDSGDDLGGMNRSLDQTMNEKETFPPIMDENLLSVGQSLPFQQHSESPPSAASQPATEIFDAHVSLSVPMDISPGLGIIRSTPPVKQPKARKKKRKQFFDESTVLTNKLMKKSLEDSSDLLRKKRDAPCSTLGIWKLNNTLRKEQVFHQPSLTGLCLDLCDIFKDLTSTKPHLIFSEETFPDPKIAASPASTNEAFLEPRVSQSPASTNEAFLEPRDAQSPVVVPELDMEIERPRNIEAFDGGSFLPEFVPSQARFTPSPIRRCDFTPATTIETRVSTPHLAASTGTGGSEKRRRMTFSEEHLSLKNTGLSDIPGLMNSAEADDLYFLEEDNNTPTGSQGTGRIDSLSARTRAVAQYLKRHSPFSASSEGLSGDLILNKTLEGRTRKLCARMFYETLVLKSYGLVDVQQEEPFSDIRLKLTPTLSKTQI, from the exons ATGTTTTACTCTCAAACATTTTTGGCGCGAAAAGGGCCACTGGGAACGGTGTGGTGTGCCGCTCATCTTCAACATCGCCTCAAAAAGTCTCACTACAGTTCCACCGATATCCCCTCCACCGTCG ATCGAATCATGTTTCCGGAAGTTCCCATTGCCCTCAGAATGTCGGGCCACCTTTTATTAGGTGTTGTTCGGATATATTCGAAGAAGGTGGATTATTTGTTCCAGGACTGTAATGCTGTTTTGAATGGCTTAAGAAAGGCCTTTGCGTCTATAGATCTCAATTTGCCGGAGGATGCTAGACAGGCACCGGTTCAGTCTATCACTTTGCCAGACACGTTTGACCTCGATACGTTGGATTTGGACCATGATATTTACGATGAGGG GTCCCCAGATAATCACCTCAAGAGTCGAGAGGAGATTACTTTAGCAG ATCAAATTCCTATTGGAAGAGACCCTTATGTTGCTATTTCTTTTGATGAG GATTTCATGATGATGGATTCCTCACGTCCAGAAGTGTTTCCTGACTCTGATGTCAGGCTGATGGATGG CATTCTCCCTTCACCTCCGGTGAATGGTAATGATGGATTTCAACATCCCGATCTCGATCCAAGTAATCTGAGGGAACAACATAACTTGAGGCTTAGCAATGACGAGAACCCTCAAAGTTATCCACATGATGTGGAATCTCGAGATGAGAGTCCAAGTAATCAGACAGAGATGCTTGATAACGATGCCGATATCCCCCAAGATCTTCCAGAGAGGGAAATACTACGTGATTCTGTTCATGGTTTTGGCTTAGAAAACCTTCCTCCAATATTTCCAGATTCTGGGGACGACCTAGGCGGAATGAACAGATCCTTAGACCAAACAATGAATGAGAAGGAAACCTTCCCTCCAATCATGGATGAAAATTTATTGTCTGTAGGGCAGTCTTTACCATTTCAGCAACATTCAGAATCACCACCTTCTGCAGCTTCCCAACCGGCTACCGAGATTTTTGATGCACATGTTTCATTGA GTGTGCCAATGGATATTTCTCCTGGGCTAGGGATTATTCGATCAACTCCACCTGTTAAGCAgccaaaagcaagaaagaagaagagaaaacaatTCTTTGATGAGTCCACAGTGTTGACTAACAA ACTTATGAAGAAGTCTCTTGAAGATTCTAGTGATTTATTGCGGAAGAAAAGGGATGCCCCTTGCTCTACTTTGGGTATCTGGAAGTTAAACAACACTTTACGAAAGGAACAAGTTTTTCACCAGCCTTCATTGACTG GGTTGTGTTTGGATCTCTGTGATATTTTCAAGGACCTCACATCTACAAAACCCCATCTCATTTTCTCTGAGGAAACTTTTCCAGATCCTAAAATTGCAGCATCTCCTGCTTCAACAAATGAAGCTTTCCTGGAGCCGAGGGTTTCACAATCTCCTGCTTCAACAAATGAAGCTTTCCTGGAGCCGAGGGATGCTCAATCTCCTGTTGTTGTGCCTGAACTTGACATGGAAATTGAACGTCCTCGAAATATCGAAGCCTTTGATGGCGGCAGCTTCTTACCTGAATTTGTGCCATCCCAAGCTAGATTCACGCCTTCTCCTATTAGAAGATGTGACTTTACTCCTGCAACAACCATTGAGACCAGGGTATCTACACCCCATCTAGCAGCATCCACCGGAACTGGTGGGTctgagaagagaagaagaatgacaTTTTCAGAGGAGCATCTAAGTCTAAAGAACACTGGTCTCTCAGACATTCCCGGTTTGATGAATTCTGCCGAAGCAGAT GACCTTTACTTTTTGGAAGAAGATAACAATACCCCAACAG GATCACAAGGAACGGGAAGAATAGATTCATTGTCTGCAAGAACCAG GGCTGTTgctcaatatttaaaaagacATTCTCCTTTCAGTGCAAGCTCAGAAGGTCTATCTGGAGATCTCATTTTGAACAAGACTTTAGAAGGAAGGACAAGAAAGTTATGTGCCCGCATGTTTTATGAGACGCTT GTTTTGAAGAGTTATGGACTTGTCGATGTTCAACAAGAAGAACCTTTCAGCGATATTCGTTTGAAGTTGACGCCTACGCTTTCGAAGACTCAAATCTGA
- the LOC109012268 gene encoding sister chromatid cohesion 1 protein 3-like isoform X1, with protein MFYSQTFLARKGPLGTVWCAAHLQHRLKKSHYSSTDIPSTVDRIMFPEVPIALRMSGHLLLGVVRIYSKKVDYLFQDCNAVLNGLRKAFASIDLNLPEDARQAPVQSITLPDTFDLDTLDLDHDIYDEGSPDNHLKSREEITLADQIPIGRDPYVAISFDEDFMMMDSSRPEVFPDSDVRLMDGILPSPPVNGNDGFQHPDLDPSNLREQHNLRLSNDENPQSYPHDVESRDESPSNQTEMLDNDADIPQDLPEREILRDSVHGFGLENLPPIFPDSGDDLGGMNRSLDQTMNEKETFPPIMDENLLSVGQSLPFQQHSESPPSAASQPATEIFDAHVSLSVPMDISPGLGIIRSTPPVKQPKARKKKRKQFFDESTVLTNKLMKKSLEDSSDLLRKKRDAPCSTLGIWKLNNTLRKEQVFHQPSLTGLCLDLCDIFKDLTSTKPHLIFSEETFPDPKIAASPASTNEAFLEPRVSQSPASTNEAFLEPRDAQSPVVVPELDMEIERPRNIEAFDGGSFLPEFVPSQARFTPSPIRRCDFTPATTIETRVSTPHLAASTGTGGSEKRRRMTFSEEHLSLKNTGLSDIPGLMNSAEADDLYFLEEDNNTPTAGSQGTGRIDSLSARTRAVAQYLKRHSPFSASSEGLSGDLILNKTLEGRTRKLCARMFYETLVLKSYGLVDVQQEEPFSDIRLKLTPTLSKTQI; from the exons ATGTTTTACTCTCAAACATTTTTGGCGCGAAAAGGGCCACTGGGAACGGTGTGGTGTGCCGCTCATCTTCAACATCGCCTCAAAAAGTCTCACTACAGTTCCACCGATATCCCCTCCACCGTCG ATCGAATCATGTTTCCGGAAGTTCCCATTGCCCTCAGAATGTCGGGCCACCTTTTATTAGGTGTTGTTCGGATATATTCGAAGAAGGTGGATTATTTGTTCCAGGACTGTAATGCTGTTTTGAATGGCTTAAGAAAGGCCTTTGCGTCTATAGATCTCAATTTGCCGGAGGATGCTAGACAGGCACCGGTTCAGTCTATCACTTTGCCAGACACGTTTGACCTCGATACGTTGGATTTGGACCATGATATTTACGATGAGGG GTCCCCAGATAATCACCTCAAGAGTCGAGAGGAGATTACTTTAGCAG ATCAAATTCCTATTGGAAGAGACCCTTATGTTGCTATTTCTTTTGATGAG GATTTCATGATGATGGATTCCTCACGTCCAGAAGTGTTTCCTGACTCTGATGTCAGGCTGATGGATGG CATTCTCCCTTCACCTCCGGTGAATGGTAATGATGGATTTCAACATCCCGATCTCGATCCAAGTAATCTGAGGGAACAACATAACTTGAGGCTTAGCAATGACGAGAACCCTCAAAGTTATCCACATGATGTGGAATCTCGAGATGAGAGTCCAAGTAATCAGACAGAGATGCTTGATAACGATGCCGATATCCCCCAAGATCTTCCAGAGAGGGAAATACTACGTGATTCTGTTCATGGTTTTGGCTTAGAAAACCTTCCTCCAATATTTCCAGATTCTGGGGACGACCTAGGCGGAATGAACAGATCCTTAGACCAAACAATGAATGAGAAGGAAACCTTCCCTCCAATCATGGATGAAAATTTATTGTCTGTAGGGCAGTCTTTACCATTTCAGCAACATTCAGAATCACCACCTTCTGCAGCTTCCCAACCGGCTACCGAGATTTTTGATGCACATGTTTCATTGA GTGTGCCAATGGATATTTCTCCTGGGCTAGGGATTATTCGATCAACTCCACCTGTTAAGCAgccaaaagcaagaaagaagaagagaaaacaatTCTTTGATGAGTCCACAGTGTTGACTAACAA ACTTATGAAGAAGTCTCTTGAAGATTCTAGTGATTTATTGCGGAAGAAAAGGGATGCCCCTTGCTCTACTTTGGGTATCTGGAAGTTAAACAACACTTTACGAAAGGAACAAGTTTTTCACCAGCCTTCATTGACTG GGTTGTGTTTGGATCTCTGTGATATTTTCAAGGACCTCACATCTACAAAACCCCATCTCATTTTCTCTGAGGAAACTTTTCCAGATCCTAAAATTGCAGCATCTCCTGCTTCAACAAATGAAGCTTTCCTGGAGCCGAGGGTTTCACAATCTCCTGCTTCAACAAATGAAGCTTTCCTGGAGCCGAGGGATGCTCAATCTCCTGTTGTTGTGCCTGAACTTGACATGGAAATTGAACGTCCTCGAAATATCGAAGCCTTTGATGGCGGCAGCTTCTTACCTGAATTTGTGCCATCCCAAGCTAGATTCACGCCTTCTCCTATTAGAAGATGTGACTTTACTCCTGCAACAACCATTGAGACCAGGGTATCTACACCCCATCTAGCAGCATCCACCGGAACTGGTGGGTctgagaagagaagaagaatgacaTTTTCAGAGGAGCATCTAAGTCTAAAGAACACTGGTCTCTCAGACATTCCCGGTTTGATGAATTCTGCCGAAGCAGAT GACCTTTACTTTTTGGAAGAAGATAACAATACCCCAACAG CAGGATCACAAGGAACGGGAAGAATAGATTCATTGTCTGCAAGAACCAG GGCTGTTgctcaatatttaaaaagacATTCTCCTTTCAGTGCAAGCTCAGAAGGTCTATCTGGAGATCTCATTTTGAACAAGACTTTAGAAGGAAGGACAAGAAAGTTATGTGCCCGCATGTTTTATGAGACGCTT GTTTTGAAGAGTTATGGACTTGTCGATGTTCAACAAGAAGAACCTTTCAGCGATATTCGTTTGAAGTTGACGCCTACGCTTTCGAAGACTCAAATCTGA